A part of Clostridia bacterium genomic DNA contains:
- the hutH gene encoding histidine ammonia-lyase: MVRIGSSRSPESTRLKPVSAHLLIDGESLTLEQVEMVARERAAVGLAPGAVSKMQASRRVVERVLAGGEVAYGINTGFGDLSRVRISDQEVEQLQHNLILSHSCGVGEPVNEEIVRALMLLRANALAKGFSGVRPVVVETLIAMLNQGIHPVIPSQGSVGASGDLVPLAHMALALIGGGEVYYRGQRLPASEALALAGLAPVKLQAKEGLALINGTQFMAAFACLNVTDAQRLFLTADVIAAMAVEALEGLPSAFDPRVQAVRPHPGQVQVAARLRQLLQGGELARGRHPARVQDAYTLRCIPQVHGASWDVLSWVRSLVEVEINSATDNPLIFADDEAIISGGNFHGQPLALATDALAMAAAEMGSIAERRVERLVNPSLSGLPPFLTNHSGLNSGFMIPQYVAAALASENKVLCSPSSVDSIPTSANQEDHVSMGAFAARKARQVLNNLERILAIELLCVAQALEFRRAAQWGRGVEAAYQTVRQHIGPLEEDRLMYLEIEKAIELVRNGSVLSAIREAGIDIVNLPV, translated from the coding sequence GGAAAGCCTCACCTTGGAACAAGTGGAGATGGTGGCCCGCGAGCGGGCGGCCGTCGGATTGGCCCCAGGGGCAGTCAGCAAAATGCAGGCATCCCGGCGAGTGGTGGAGCGGGTGCTGGCCGGGGGTGAAGTGGCTTATGGGATCAACACTGGCTTCGGGGATTTAAGTCGGGTGCGGATTTCCGATCAAGAAGTGGAGCAGCTGCAGCATAACTTAATTTTAAGTCATAGCTGCGGAGTGGGCGAGCCGGTGAATGAGGAAATAGTCCGGGCCTTAATGCTTCTCAGGGCCAATGCTTTGGCCAAGGGCTTTTCTGGGGTCAGACCGGTAGTGGTGGAAACTTTAATTGCCATGCTCAATCAAGGCATCCACCCGGTAATTCCTTCCCAGGGTTCAGTGGGGGCGAGCGGAGACCTGGTACCCTTGGCCCATATGGCCTTGGCTCTGATCGGTGGCGGGGAAGTATACTACCGAGGCCAGCGACTTCCGGCCTCGGAAGCCTTAGCTTTGGCTGGCCTAGCCCCGGTCAAGCTCCAGGCTAAGGAAGGGCTAGCGCTTATAAATGGTACCCAATTCATGGCTGCCTTTGCCTGCCTAAATGTAACTGACGCTCAAAGGCTGTTTTTGACTGCTGATGTGATAGCGGCTATGGCGGTGGAAGCGTTAGAAGGGTTGCCATCAGCCTTTGATCCCCGGGTGCAGGCAGTGCGCCCCCACCCGGGGCAGGTGCAGGTGGCGGCGCGCCTGCGCCAGCTTTTGCAAGGGGGCGAGCTGGCCCGAGGTCGACATCCCGCCCGCGTGCAGGATGCTTATACTCTGCGCTGTATTCCTCAGGTGCACGGCGCCTCCTGGGATGTGCTCAGCTGGGTCCGGAGCTTGGTAGAGGTGGAGATCAACTCTGCCACCGATAACCCCCTTATTTTTGCTGACGATGAGGCCATCATTTCCGGTGGTAATTTTCACGGTCAGCCCTTGGCCTTGGCCACGGACGCCCTGGCCATGGCAGCGGCGGAAATGGGCTCCATTGCCGAGAGGCGGGTGGAACGGTTGGTCAACCCTAGCCTCAGCGGATTACCCCCCTTCCTTACCAACCACAGCGGCCTTAATTCCGGCTTCATGATTCCCCAATACGTAGCTGCCGCGCTGGCTTCCGAAAACAAGGTCTTGTGTTCGCCTTCATCGGTGGATTCCATTCCTACCTCGGCTAACCAAGAGGACCACGTCAGCATGGGTGCCTTTGCGGCTCGCAAGGCTAGGCAAGTACTCAATAATTTAGAAAGAATACTTGCCATTGAACTTCTCTGTGTCGCCCAGGCTCTGGAGTTTCGGAGAGCGGCCCAATGGGGGCGGGGGGTAGAGGCGGCTTACCAGACCGTGCGGCAACATATTGGCCCCTTAGAGGAAGACCGCCTGATGTACCTGGAGATTGAAAAGGCGATAGAGCTAGTAAGGAACGGATCGGTACTGTCGGCCATAAGAGAGGCTGGGATAGACATAGTTAATCTGCCAGTGTGA